A part of Nocardioides sp. WS12 genomic DNA contains:
- the rdgB gene encoding RdgB/HAM1 family non-canonical purine NTP pyrophosphatase, with product MVEPVETRVLVASRNLKKVEEMRRILAEHLEGGVEVVGLDDVATFDEPVEDEPTFEGNALLKARAGVLATGLPTIADDSGLCVDALNGMPGVLSARWSGPPKSDERNNSLLLAQLRDVPDDRRTAHFACAVALVHPDGRELVVEGRMDGRVIREVRGSGGFGYDVLFVADDFPDVTTAELSREDKDAVSHRGKALREIAPLVAGLLA from the coding sequence GTGGTCGAGCCTGTCGAGACCCGCGTTCTCGTTGCGTCCCGCAACCTCAAGAAGGTCGAGGAGATGCGGCGGATCCTCGCCGAGCACCTCGAGGGTGGGGTCGAGGTCGTCGGCCTCGATGACGTCGCCACCTTCGACGAGCCGGTCGAGGACGAGCCCACCTTCGAGGGCAACGCCCTGCTCAAGGCCCGGGCAGGCGTCCTGGCCACCGGCCTGCCGACGATCGCGGACGACTCAGGTCTCTGCGTCGACGCCCTCAACGGCATGCCGGGCGTGCTGTCGGCGCGCTGGAGTGGCCCGCCGAAGTCGGACGAACGCAACAACAGCCTGCTGCTGGCCCAGCTGAGAGACGTGCCCGACGACCGTCGTACGGCGCACTTCGCCTGTGCCGTCGCGCTGGTCCACCCCGACGGGCGCGAGCTCGTCGTCGAGGGGCGGATGGACGGGCGCGTGATCCGCGAGGTCCGGGGGAGCGGCGGGTTCGGCTACGACGTGCTGTTCGTGGCCGACGACTTCCCCGACGTCACGACCGCCGAGCTGTCCCGCGAGGACAAGGACGCCGTTTCCCACCGGGGCAAGGCGTTGCGCGAGATCGCGCCGCTGGTCGCCGGCCTGCTGGCCTGA
- the bcp gene encoding thioredoxin-dependent thiol peroxidase — translation MSDPARLAVGDTAPDFTLVSDSGDDVSLAALVAEGRKVIVYFYPAAMTPGCTKQACDFTDSLDALQAAGFTVVGVSKDAPAKLAKFRERDGLTITLLSDTDLAVHQAYGAYGEKKLYGKIVQGVIRSTFVVGADGRIEIAQYNVKATGHVAKLRRDLGLPAPTTEDN, via the coding sequence ATGAGCGACCCGGCCCGCCTCGCCGTCGGCGACACCGCCCCCGACTTCACCCTCGTCTCCGACTCCGGCGACGACGTCTCGCTCGCCGCGCTCGTGGCCGAGGGCCGCAAGGTGATCGTCTACTTCTACCCGGCTGCGATGACGCCCGGGTGCACGAAGCAGGCCTGCGACTTCACCGACTCGCTCGATGCCCTGCAGGCAGCGGGATTCACGGTCGTCGGCGTCTCGAAGGACGCCCCCGCGAAGCTCGCCAAGTTCCGTGAGCGGGACGGCCTGACCATCACCCTTCTCTCCGACACCGATCTGGCCGTGCACCAGGCCTACGGCGCGTATGGGGAGAAGAAGCTGTACGGCAAGATTGTGCAGGGCGTCATCCGGTCCACCTTCGTCGTCGGCGCCGACGGTCGGATCGAGATCGCCCAGTACAACGTCAAAGCGACCGGGCACGTCGCCAAGCTCCGCCGGGACCTGGGCCTGCCCGCCCCGACCACAGAGGACAACTGA
- a CDS encoding PDGLE domain-containing protein, producing the protein MRTRSFLLAGLLVALVIAGVGSYYASSHPDGLEYVAGKTGFLDSADEPVDTGSPFADYGTKGVDDSRLSGGIAGVAGVLLTLVIGGGLFRVLRRRDEPAMADAG; encoded by the coding sequence ATGAGGACCCGCTCGTTCCTGCTCGCGGGGCTCCTCGTTGCGCTCGTCATCGCCGGCGTCGGCAGCTACTACGCCAGTAGCCACCCCGATGGCCTCGAGTACGTCGCCGGCAAGACCGGGTTCCTCGACTCGGCCGATGAGCCGGTCGACACCGGCAGCCCTTTCGCCGACTACGGTACGAAGGGTGTCGACGACTCGCGCCTGAGCGGCGGCATCGCCGGGGTGGCAGGCGTCCTGCTCACCCTGGTGATCGGTGGCGGCCTGTTCCGGGTCCTGCGGCGCCGCGATGAGCCGGCCATGGCCGACGCGGGCTGA
- a CDS encoding co-chaperone GroES yields MLHDRILCELDTEAGERRSSGGIVIPATAAMGARRLAWSRVVAVGPHCRTVVSGDKVLYDPEDKAEVEVSGDVYVVMRERDIHAVAAERLGDEAAGLYL; encoded by the coding sequence ATGCTGCACGACCGCATCCTGTGCGAACTCGACACCGAGGCTGGCGAACGCCGTTCCTCCGGCGGGATCGTCATTCCGGCCACGGCCGCGATGGGTGCCCGCCGGTTGGCCTGGTCGCGTGTCGTTGCTGTCGGTCCGCACTGCCGCACCGTCGTGTCCGGCGACAAGGTCCTCTACGACCCGGAGGACAAGGCCGAGGTCGAGGTTTCCGGTGACGTCTACGTCGTGATGCGCGAGCGCGACATCCACGCCGTTGCTGCCGAGAGGCTCGGCGACGAGGCCGCGGGCCTCTACCTCTGA
- a CDS encoding energy-coupling factor ABC transporter permease yields the protein MHVPDGFFDAPTSVVTGVVAAAGVGVALRKARAELDDRTAPMAGLVAAFVFAGQMINFPVGAGTSGHLLGGALAAVLVGPWTGALCISVVLLVQALFMADGGLTALGTNITLMAIVGAFVGYGVFRLVLAVLPKKVGSVPVAAGIGAFVSVPAAAAVFTLLFAIGGTADVATGKVLAAMVGWHVIIGIGEAIVTGLVVSAVITSRPDLVHGARGLASIRRPLLTEEVSA from the coding sequence ATGCACGTACCCGACGGCTTCTTCGACGCACCGACCTCGGTCGTGACCGGCGTCGTCGCCGCTGCCGGCGTGGGCGTGGCCCTGCGCAAGGCCCGGGCCGAACTCGACGACCGCACGGCGCCGATGGCAGGCCTCGTGGCCGCCTTCGTCTTCGCCGGCCAGATGATCAACTTCCCCGTCGGCGCCGGCACCAGCGGCCACCTGCTCGGCGGAGCCCTCGCTGCCGTCCTCGTCGGACCGTGGACCGGGGCGCTCTGCATCAGCGTCGTCCTCCTCGTCCAGGCCCTCTTCATGGCCGATGGGGGACTGACGGCGCTCGGCACCAACATCACGCTGATGGCCATCGTCGGCGCCTTCGTCGGGTACGGCGTCTTCCGCCTCGTGCTCGCGGTGCTCCCCAAGAAGGTCGGCTCCGTGCCGGTCGCTGCGGGCATCGGTGCGTTCGTCTCGGTCCCTGCCGCGGCGGCTGTCTTCACGCTGCTCTTCGCGATCGGGGGTACCGCCGACGTCGCGACCGGCAAGGTGCTGGCCGCCATGGTCGGCTGGCACGTGATCATCGGCATCGGTGAGGCGATCGTGACCGGCCTGGTCGTCAGCGCCGTGATCACCTCCCGGCCCGACCTGGTCCACGGAGCCCGCGGTCTCGCCTCGATCCGACGTCCGCTGCTCACCGAGGAGGTGTCCGCATGA
- the cbiQ gene encoding cobalt ECF transporter T component CbiQ, which translates to MGAGHGHRLHFHGHSVIHRAPAHLKILLLLGFVLTVVATPREWYPVFGGYLALLVAVIVVSRVPFRYLLPRMVLEVPFLVFAALIPFVAEGPRVVVPLVGGLDVSLSESGLVAAWGLAVKGTLGVLASLTLAATTEPTEVLRGLQRLRMPDLLVQIMAFMVRYLDVVAGDLGRMITAMKSRGVDPRSPRHWPALARTLGALFVRSYERGERVHLAMLSRGYDGRLPESSAR; encoded by the coding sequence ATGGGCGCAGGGCACGGTCACCGACTGCACTTCCACGGGCACTCCGTGATCCATCGCGCACCTGCGCACCTCAAGATCCTCCTGCTGCTGGGCTTCGTGCTCACCGTGGTCGCCACGCCGCGTGAGTGGTACCCCGTCTTCGGTGGCTACCTGGCGCTGCTCGTCGCCGTCATCGTCGTCTCGCGCGTGCCCTTCCGTTACCTGCTGCCGCGGATGGTGCTCGAGGTGCCCTTCCTCGTGTTCGCGGCCCTGATCCCGTTCGTCGCCGAGGGGCCGCGGGTCGTCGTACCGCTGGTGGGTGGGCTGGACGTGTCGCTGTCCGAGTCGGGACTGGTGGCTGCCTGGGGGCTGGCCGTCAAGGGCACGCTCGGCGTCCTCGCCTCGCTGACCCTGGCCGCCACCACCGAACCGACCGAGGTCCTGCGCGGCCTGCAACGACTGCGGATGCCGGACCTGCTGGTGCAGATCATGGCCTTCATGGTGCGGTACCTCGATGTCGTGGCCGGCGACCTCGGGAGGATGATCACCGCCATGAAGTCCCGCGGTGTCGACCCCCGCTCGCCGCGTCACTGGCCGGCACTCGCCCGGACCCTCGGCGCGCTGTTCGTGCGCTCCTACGAGCGCGGTGAGCGCGTGCACCTCGCCATGCTTTCCCGTGGGTACGACGGCCGCCTCCCGGAGAGCAGCGCCCGATGA
- a CDS encoding ABC transporter ATP-binding protein has protein sequence MTPVLDVRGLAFAYPDGHQALFGVDLHVHQGERVALLGPNGAGKTTLVLHLNGILSGESGHGEGSVAVSGLPVTKKNLLEIRRRVGIVFQDPDDQLFMGSVRADVAFGPANLGLKGAALDKRVMDALEQVGMAQYADRPPHHLSFGQRRRVAVATVLAMEPEILVLDEPSSNLDPASRRELADILRGLDVTLLMVTHDLPYALELCPRAVVLSAGKVVADGTTYDVLTDDALMRAHRLELPWGFDPRTISIDSLPG, from the coding sequence ATGACGCCCGTGCTGGATGTCCGCGGCCTCGCCTTCGCCTACCCCGACGGCCATCAGGCCCTGTTCGGTGTCGACCTCCACGTCCACCAGGGCGAGCGGGTGGCGCTGCTCGGCCCCAACGGTGCGGGCAAGACCACGCTCGTCCTGCACCTCAACGGGATCCTGTCCGGCGAGTCCGGGCACGGTGAGGGCAGTGTCGCCGTCAGCGGGCTGCCGGTCACGAAGAAGAACCTGCTCGAGATCCGGCGCCGGGTCGGCATCGTGTTCCAGGACCCCGACGACCAGTTGTTCATGGGCTCGGTGCGCGCCGACGTCGCGTTCGGACCGGCCAACCTGGGGCTCAAGGGCGCGGCGCTCGACAAGCGCGTGATGGACGCGCTGGAGCAGGTCGGCATGGCGCAGTACGCCGACCGTCCTCCCCACCACCTGTCCTTCGGCCAGCGCCGCCGGGTCGCCGTCGCCACGGTGCTCGCGATGGAGCCCGAGATCCTGGTCCTCGATGAACCCAGCTCCAACCTGGATCCCGCGTCCCGCCGCGAACTGGCCGACATCCTGCGCGGCCTGGACGTGACGCTGCTGATGGTCACCCACGACCTGCCCTACGCACTCGAACTGTGCCCCCGAGCCGTCGTGCTCAGTGCGGGCAAGGTCGTGGCCGACGGGACGACGTACGACGTGTTGACCGACGACGCCCTCATGCGTGCCCACCGGTTGGAACTCCCTTGGGGCTTCGACCCACGGACGATCTCGATTGATAGCCTGCCCGGGTGA
- a CDS encoding ABC transporter permease produces the protein MSTAPMTLDLSKSGPIPFGRLVTVEWRKMVDTKSGIWLMGITGGLLALVMALVVLVVGLNDGLVTASDLVQIFTIPVSILVPVFAILVVTSEWSQRNNLTTFTLEPHRLRVMGAKLVAVTALAISTIALAFLLGALTNLLCGVVTGNPLQWELDGSQLAWIVVGQMAFFAMGYALACLLLNTPGAIALYYVVALVLPIVVWTPLYFIFDWAKDVLPWIDINTALTPLMSGNDFAGESVTPELINYVQGAWTIVLWVGIPVTLGLWRIMRAEVK, from the coding sequence ATGAGCACTGCACCCATGACCCTCGACCTGTCCAAGAGCGGCCCGATCCCCTTCGGACGGCTCGTCACCGTCGAGTGGCGCAAGATGGTCGACACCAAGAGCGGCATCTGGCTGATGGGCATCACCGGCGGCCTGCTGGCGCTGGTGATGGCACTGGTGGTCCTGGTCGTTGGCCTCAACGACGGGCTGGTCACCGCCAGTGACCTCGTTCAGATCTTCACCATCCCGGTCTCCATCCTGGTGCCCGTGTTCGCGATCCTGGTCGTCACCAGCGAGTGGAGCCAGCGCAACAACCTGACCACCTTCACGCTCGAACCGCACCGCCTGCGGGTGATGGGCGCCAAGCTGGTCGCCGTGACCGCGCTGGCGATCAGTACCATCGCGCTCGCCTTCCTGCTCGGGGCGCTGACCAACCTGCTGTGCGGTGTCGTCACGGGGAACCCGCTGCAGTGGGAGCTCGACGGCTCGCAGCTCGCCTGGATCGTCGTCGGCCAGATGGCTTTCTTCGCCATGGGCTACGCCCTGGCGTGCCTCCTGCTGAACACCCCGGGCGCGATCGCGTTGTACTACGTCGTCGCGCTGGTGCTGCCGATCGTGGTCTGGACCCCGCTGTACTTCATCTTCGATTGGGCCAAGGACGTCCTGCCGTGGATCGACATCAACACGGCTCTCACGCCGCTGATGTCCGGGAATGACTTCGCCGGGGAGTCGGTGACGCCCGAGCTGATCAATTACGTCCAGGGTGCATGGACCATCGTTTTGTGGGTAGGGATCCCTGTGACCCTCGGCCTGTGGCGAATCATGCGGGCCGAAGTGAAGTGA
- a CDS encoding crotonase/enoyl-CoA hydratase family protein, translated as MTVEVEKRGPVTLVTLSRPEVRNAVDAEHARLLTEAFEEFDADADASVAVLYGAGGVFCAGADLKAVSRGDVVVGAPGDGPDAGPAGMGPTRMLLTKPVIAAVDGYAVAGGLELALWCDLRVMDPEAAFGVFCRRWGVPLIDGGTFRLPRLIGHSHALDLILTGREVGAEEALRMGLANRVAAPGAVLDEALALATQIAAFPQTCLREDRLSSYETEGLGIDDALAVEWKHGLRSLAADTLDGASRFAGGAGRHGSFDE; from the coding sequence ATGACGGTGGAAGTCGAGAAGCGCGGTCCGGTCACGCTGGTCACCCTGTCCCGGCCCGAGGTCCGCAACGCGGTCGACGCCGAGCACGCCCGCCTGCTGACCGAGGCCTTCGAGGAGTTCGACGCGGACGCGGACGCCTCCGTCGCTGTCCTGTACGGCGCCGGTGGGGTCTTCTGCGCGGGCGCGGACCTGAAGGCGGTGAGCCGCGGTGACGTCGTGGTCGGTGCGCCGGGCGACGGACCCGACGCCGGGCCGGCCGGCATGGGGCCGACGCGGATGCTGCTCACCAAGCCGGTGATCGCCGCGGTCGACGGCTACGCCGTTGCCGGTGGCCTCGAACTGGCCCTCTGGTGCGACCTGCGGGTGATGGACCCGGAAGCCGCGTTCGGGGTGTTCTGCCGTCGCTGGGGCGTCCCCCTGATCGACGGTGGCACCTTCCGGTTGCCACGGCTGATCGGGCACTCCCACGCGCTCGACCTGATCCTCACCGGCCGTGAAGTCGGTGCCGAGGAGGCGTTGCGGATGGGGCTCGCCAACCGGGTCGCCGCACCCGGAGCCGTGCTCGACGAAGCGCTGGCCCTGGCCACCCAGATCGCAGCCTTCCCGCAGACCTGCCTGCGCGAGGACCGCCTGTCGTCGTACGAAACTGAAGGACTGGGGATCGACGACGCGCTGGCAGTCGAGTGGAAACACGGACTCAGGTCGCTCGCCGCAGATACTCTCGACGGCGCGTCGCGTTTTGCCGGGGGAGCCGGACGGCACGGCAGCTTCGACGAGTAG
- a CDS encoding penicillin acylase family protein: MRSPRLFSVLAACLVVPALAAGTAEVGRAAPDGVAAPSYNATVKITEHGIPHISASDWGSLGYGSGYATARSSICNLADTVLTGRGQRSKYLGGSGRYLDGVSLDASNLQVDAFVTDLHNRKVVETLLASPAGPSARARAMVTGYTAGINRWLRDNEITDPACKDATWIQPNATEIDLWYGVYMANLIASSGVFLKEIVEADPPTLQDPGLPDLGIDLPLPTTKEEVAAYAAKVDKTALLASLGQDSDFGSNATAIGGDASSTGRGMLLGNPHFPWVGRYKFTQQHLTIPGQYDVAGASLIGSPVINIGWNKDVAWSHTVSTAFRFTPYEFFTVGPGPLYLSAQGLLKKAERRYVDIEVKQPNGSTTTVREDLWRVPQGYVIDSPSQFMGWSPLSFWAIRDANAEHLRTIDSFLAMGEATSSRDLLARQDAGGGIPWVNTTAADRGGEVLYADHSVVPHVTNVMATTCMTPVGLLLKTVAGLPGLNGLLADGLCKWGTDADAQRPGILGPAKLPAVVRRDWVMNANDSYWTPNDKVRLEGYASIIGCEKCERTMRTRMVQQYVIDRLKVGKETPETLRGHEYENRVRAAEVMREGGKLDDVCAGTGETQACAVLHAWDGRSDIGSVGTHLFEAFVERAPTGTTLWSVPFDAKDPLNTPRGLRTGPEVVKAMQAAIDAVRAAGVSFDATWGSLQVAGDRGAPAYPLGGGNGDLAGNANAVASRNPAANKDRYKPISYGSSHIQAVAYLADGSVDARTILTYGQDEDPASPWSTDQTLLYSQEKWVRFAWTPAQITADLVGTINLSE, encoded by the coding sequence GTGCGTTCCCCCCGCTTGTTCAGCGTCCTTGCCGCCTGCCTCGTCGTCCCGGCCCTCGCGGCCGGTACCGCTGAGGTCGGTCGCGCCGCGCCGGACGGGGTGGCTGCGCCGTCGTACAACGCGACGGTGAAGATCACCGAACACGGGATCCCGCACATCTCAGCGAGCGACTGGGGGTCACTGGGATACGGGAGTGGGTACGCCACGGCGCGGTCCTCGATCTGCAATCTGGCAGACACCGTGCTGACCGGCCGTGGCCAGCGGTCGAAGTACCTCGGCGGTAGCGGTCGCTACCTCGACGGCGTCTCGCTCGACGCCTCGAACCTGCAGGTCGACGCGTTCGTCACCGACCTGCACAACCGCAAGGTCGTCGAGACACTGCTGGCCTCGCCGGCGGGCCCGAGCGCGCGGGCCCGGGCGATGGTGACGGGCTACACGGCGGGCATCAACCGCTGGCTGCGCGACAACGAGATCACGGACCCGGCGTGCAAGGACGCCACCTGGATCCAGCCGAACGCCACCGAGATCGACCTCTGGTACGGCGTCTACATGGCGAACCTGATCGCGTCGTCGGGGGTGTTCCTCAAGGAGATCGTCGAGGCGGACCCGCCGACCCTGCAGGATCCGGGCCTGCCGGACCTCGGCATCGATCTGCCGCTGCCGACCACCAAGGAGGAGGTTGCGGCCTACGCCGCGAAGGTCGACAAGACGGCGCTCCTCGCATCGCTCGGGCAGGACAGCGACTTCGGCTCCAACGCGACGGCCATCGGCGGCGACGCGAGCTCCACGGGGCGCGGCATGTTGCTCGGCAACCCGCACTTCCCGTGGGTCGGTCGCTACAAGTTCACGCAGCAGCACCTGACGATTCCGGGGCAGTACGACGTCGCGGGCGCCTCGTTGATCGGCTCGCCGGTGATCAACATCGGCTGGAACAAGGACGTGGCCTGGAGCCACACCGTCTCGACGGCCTTCCGGTTCACTCCCTACGAGTTCTTCACGGTCGGCCCCGGCCCGCTCTACCTCAGCGCCCAGGGCCTGCTGAAGAAGGCCGAGCGCCGCTACGTCGACATCGAGGTCAAGCAGCCCAACGGCTCGACCACCACGGTCCGTGAGGACCTGTGGCGCGTGCCGCAGGGCTACGTCATCGACAGCCCGTCGCAGTTCATGGGCTGGTCGCCGCTCAGCTTCTGGGCGATCCGCGACGCCAACGCCGAGCACCTGCGCACCATCGACTCGTTCCTGGCGATGGGCGAAGCCACCAGCAGCCGTGACCTCCTCGCACGCCAGGACGCCGGCGGCGGCATCCCGTGGGTCAACACCACGGCGGCCGACCGCGGGGGAGAGGTCCTGTACGCCGACCACAGCGTGGTCCCGCACGTCACGAACGTGATGGCCACGACCTGCATGACGCCGGTCGGCCTCCTGCTCAAGACCGTCGCAGGACTGCCCGGTCTCAACGGGCTGCTCGCCGACGGCCTCTGCAAGTGGGGCACCGACGCGGACGCCCAGCGGCCCGGGATCCTCGGGCCCGCGAAGCTGCCCGCCGTCGTACGACGGGACTGGGTGATGAACGCGAACGACTCGTACTGGACGCCCAACGACAAGGTGCGGCTCGAGGGCTACGCCTCGATCATCGGGTGCGAGAAGTGTGAGCGGACGATGCGGACCCGGATGGTTCAGCAGTACGTCATTGACCGACTGAAGGTGGGCAAGGAGACGCCCGAGACCCTGCGGGGCCACGAGTACGAGAACCGGGTGCGTGCCGCCGAAGTGATGCGTGAAGGCGGCAAGCTCGACGACGTCTGTGCCGGGACTGGAGAGACACAGGCCTGTGCCGTGCTGCACGCGTGGGACGGCCGCTCCGACATCGGTTCGGTCGGCACGCACCTCTTCGAGGCCTTCGTGGAACGCGCCCCGACCGGCACGACCCTGTGGTCGGTGCCGTTCGACGCGAAGGACCCGCTGAACACGCCGCGCGGGCTGCGCACCGGTCCCGAGGTCGTGAAGGCGATGCAGGCAGCGATCGACGCCGTCCGTGCGGCAGGCGTTTCCTTCGACGCGACGTGGGGCTCGCTCCAGGTCGCCGGCGACCGTGGTGCACCCGCCTACCCGCTCGGCGGCGGCAACGGCGACCTGGCGGGCAATGCCAACGCCGTGGCGTCGCGGAACCCGGCGGCGAACAAGGACCGCTACAAGCCGATCAGCTACGGCTCCTCGCACATCCAGGCCGTCGCCTACCTGGCCGACGGTTCGGTCGACGCGCGCACGATCCTGACCTACGGCCAGGACGAGGACCCCGCCTCACCGTGGTCGACCGACCAGACCTTGCTCTATTCGCAGGAGAAGTGGGTTCGGTTCGCGTGGACGCCGGCGCAGATCACCGCCGACCTCGTGGGGACGATCAACCTGTCCGAATAG
- a CDS encoding DUF3618 domain-containing protein, whose product MSNQPSDIEREIEEARERLAGTIDLLLHRSHPKTIVSREVAQAKAFFVDAETGEPRTDNILKTVGGVVGVIAVFAILRKITR is encoded by the coding sequence GTGAGCAACCAGCCTTCTGACATCGAGCGTGAAATCGAAGAGGCGCGCGAGCGCCTCGCGGGCACGATCGACCTGCTCCTCCACCGTTCGCACCCGAAGACGATCGTGAGTCGCGAGGTCGCGCAGGCGAAGGCGTTCTTCGTCGACGCCGAGACGGGCGAGCCGCGGACGGACAACATCTTGAAGACCGTGGGTGGCGTGGTCGGCGTGATCGCCGTTTTCGCCATCCTGCGCAAGATCACCCGCTAG
- a CDS encoding SGNH/GDSL hydrolase family protein, with translation MGNGYLRFAALGDSTTVGLGDPVPGGEWRGWARLLTESLKSSYDVSFCNLAISGATAAIVREQQLAQALAHRPDLASLMVGVNDTLRSSWNADRLRSDLLETAGALVDGGATLMTARWHDHGAVLGLPRVVVRPIKERIEVLNEVYDEVHATHGGIRLDLALLPEVLQRECWSIDRFHPSELGHRALARAWAERLRTAGFELPMPDLEPSGGCPPSWRRDVAWMVTEGAPWVGRRARDLGPWAVRRAIGAGR, from the coding sequence GTGGGCAACGGATACCTGCGTTTCGCCGCTCTCGGCGACAGCACAACCGTCGGACTCGGTGACCCCGTTCCGGGCGGGGAGTGGCGGGGCTGGGCCCGGCTGCTGACCGAGTCACTCAAGTCGTCGTACGACGTCTCCTTCTGCAATCTCGCCATCTCAGGGGCCACCGCAGCGATTGTGCGGGAGCAACAGCTCGCCCAGGCGCTCGCGCACCGACCGGACCTCGCGTCCCTCATGGTCGGTGTCAACGACACGCTGCGGTCGTCGTGGAACGCTGACCGGTTGCGCTCGGACCTGCTGGAGACCGCCGGTGCCCTCGTCGACGGGGGCGCGACCCTGATGACGGCGCGCTGGCACGACCACGGCGCCGTACTGGGCCTGCCGCGGGTCGTGGTGCGACCGATCAAGGAACGCATCGAGGTCCTCAACGAGGTGTACGACGAGGTGCACGCGACCCACGGCGGCATCCGGCTGGATCTGGCGTTGCTGCCGGAGGTCCTGCAGCGGGAGTGCTGGTCCATCGACCGCTTCCACCCCTCCGAACTCGGTCACCGGGCCCTGGCTCGAGCCTGGGCCGAGCGGCTCCGGACGGCGGGATTCGAGTTGCCGATGCCGGATCTGGAGCCCTCGGGCGGATGCCCGCCGAGCTGGCGGCGCGACGTCGCGTGGATGGTCACCGAGGGTGCGCCGTGGGTCGGACGGCGTGCGCGTGACCTCGGGCCGTGGGCGGTGCGTCGGGCGATCGGGGCCGGTCGATAA
- the rph gene encoding ribonuclease PH, protein MSTREDGRADDELRPVKITRNWLDHPAGSVLIEFGKTRVLCAASASPGVPRWRKGSGLGWVTAEYAMLPAATNTRSDRESVKGRIGGRTHEISRLIGRSLRAVIDDKALGENTIQIDCDVLQADGGTRTAAITGAYIALADACAKLGVSGALTDSVAAISVGIIDGVPRLDLPYVEDVRAETDMNIVMTGAGKFVEVQGTAEGAAFDRAELDALLSLGEKGCVDLTRLQLASLAE, encoded by the coding sequence ATGAGTACCCGTGAGGATGGCCGTGCCGACGACGAGCTCCGCCCCGTCAAGATCACCCGCAACTGGCTCGACCACCCGGCCGGGTCGGTCCTGATCGAGTTCGGCAAGACCCGCGTGCTCTGTGCGGCGTCCGCGTCGCCGGGTGTGCCGCGGTGGCGCAAGGGCTCCGGTCTGGGCTGGGTCACAGCCGAGTACGCGATGCTCCCCGCCGCCACCAACACCCGCTCGGACCGTGAGTCGGTCAAGGGCCGGATCGGTGGTCGCACCCACGAGATCAGCCGTCTGATCGGCCGCTCGCTGCGAGCCGTCATCGACGACAAGGCCCTGGGCGAGAACACCATCCAGATCGACTGCGACGTGCTGCAGGCCGACGGTGGCACCCGCACCGCCGCCATCACGGGCGCCTACATCGCACTCGCCGACGCCTGCGCGAAGCTCGGTGTGTCCGGTGCGCTGACCGACTCCGTTGCGGCGATCAGCGTCGGCATCATCGACGGCGTCCCGCGCCTGGACCTGCCGTACGTCGAGGACGTCCGCGCCGAGACCGACATGAACATCGTGATGACCGGCGCCGGTAAGTTCGTCGAGGTGCAGGGCACGGCCGAGGGCGCAGCCTTCGACCGCGCCGAGCTCGACGCGCTGCTCAGCCTGGGCGAGAAGGGCTGCGTCGATCTCACTCGCCTCCAGCTCGCCTCCCTCGCGGAGTGA